One window of Vespula pensylvanica isolate Volc-1 chromosome 15, ASM1446617v1, whole genome shotgun sequence genomic DNA carries:
- the LOC122634725 gene encoding sorting nexin-9 isoform X1 — protein sequence MEGHQVRALYDFTGESGTAELSIVAGEILTVMRDNVGDGWCEGFNQGGKSGLFPAAYVQVIESSAPVSSSMTMSQQSSGDYWDDDWDDDSEVGQTQAYVPVTNQQQQQSMHIALQSNSTDSGNSISIHTIHSVIPERPISNVPKKNNKFSTLIKSGEDSFLLGTRVASVPESEKLLIKETEDGRCAWIPTGDSYSCVVTSPKKESKLKGLKSFIVYQLTPTFNNIQVSRRYKHFDWLHERLEEKYCFIPVPPLPDKQLSGRYDEQFIEHRRTQLQEFVDYVCRHPVLSRSRVWDHFMICTDEKRWKAGKRLAEKDELLGVNYFNAIQCIDTPLDAIKVEIQIDAFSRYINGLDPVVKNFMAMAVDQAKKHQVLYKREFQKIGQSFSSLGHALEGDDSDHMRLTYALKATGEAYNDIGRLYKEQPKFDWEPLADKFHIYRGIISNFPDVISIHKSAVQKRKDCEKLVAEHKMETQQLREMSHRTDIIARALMAEETHFQSERDIHINKAMKTHLQEQISFYKKIVNKLEEALNAYVD from the exons ATGGAAGGTCACCAG GTAAGAGCATTATATGACTTTACTGGTGAGTCAGGAACAGCTGAGTTGTCTATTGTCGCAGGAGAGATTTTAACTGTCATGAGAGACAATGTTGGTGATGGATGGTGCGAAGGATTCAATCAAGGTGGAAAGTCTGGTCTTTTCCCAGCTGCATATGTACAAGTGATCGAGTCGTCTGCTCCTGTGTCaa GTAGTATGACAATGTCGCAACAAAGTTCGGGAGATTACTGGGATGATGATTGGGACGATGATTCAGAAGTTGGTCAAACGCAAGCATACGTTCCTGTTACAaatcaacagcaacaacaatcTATGCATATAGCACTCCAGTCCAATAGCACTGACAGTGGAAATTCTATCTCAATTCATACTATACATTCTGTGATACCTGAAAGACCTATATCTAATGTaccaaagaagaataataagttTTCTACTCTGATTAAATCGGGTGAAGATAGTTTTTTATTAGGAACAAGAGTAGCAAGTGTACCAGAAAGTGAAAAGCTTCTTATCAAAGAAACTGAAGATGGACGTTGTGCGTGGATACCAACGGGAGACTCGTATAGTTGTGTTGTTACATCTCCTAAGAAAGAATCAAAACTTAAAGGTCTTAAGAGCTTCATTGTATATCAGTTAACACCTACG tttaataatattcaagtTTCAAGAAGATATAAACATTTTGATTGGTTACACGAAcgtttagaagaaaaatattgtttcataCCGGTTCCACCCTTACCTGATAAACAATTATCAGGACGTTATGACGAACAATTTATAGAACATCGTCGTACACAATTACAAGAGTTTGTTGATTATGTTTGCCGTCATCCCGTGTTATCACGAAGTCGAGTATGGGATCATTTTATGATTTGTACTGATGAGAAGAGGTGGAAAGCAGGAAAACGACTAGCTGAAAAGGATGAATTATTAGGagtgaattattttaatgctATCCAATGTATCGATACACCGTTAGATGCGATCAAAGTAGAAATTCAAATAGATGCATttagtagatatataaatggtTTAGATCCTGTTGTCAAAAATTTCATGGCCATGGCTGTTGATCAAGCCAAAAAGCATCAAGTactttataaaagagaatttcaGAAAATAGGTCAATCTTTCTCCTCGTTAGGACATGCTTTAGAAGGAGACGATAGCGATCATATGAGATTGACTTATGCATTAAAAGCAACAGGTGAAGCATACAATGATATTGGTCGTCTCTATAAGGAACAGCCAAAATTTGACTGGGAGCCACTTGCtgataaatttcatatttatagaGGAATTATCAGTAATTTTCCTGATGTTATCAGTATACATAAG AGTGCGGtacaaaaaaggaaggattGTGAAAAATTAGTTGCAGAACATAAAATGGAAACGCAGCAATTGCGTGAAATGTCTCATCGAACGGATATAATAGCACGTGCATTAATGGCGGAAGAGACACATTTTCAGTCTGAACGCGATATACACATTAATAAAGCTATGAAAACGCATTTGCAAGAAcaaatttccttttataaaaagattgtaaataaattagagGAAGCATTAAATGCATATGTAGACTGA
- the LOC122634725 gene encoding sorting nexin lst-4 isoform X2 gives MVRRIQSRWKVWSFPSCICTSDRVVCSCVNMTMSQQSSGDYWDDDWDDDSEVGQTQAYVPVTNQQQQQSMHIALQSNSTDSGNSISIHTIHSVIPERPISNVPKKNNKFSTLIKSGEDSFLLGTRVASVPESEKLLIKETEDGRCAWIPTGDSYSCVVTSPKKESKLKGLKSFIVYQLTPTFNNIQVSRRYKHFDWLHERLEEKYCFIPVPPLPDKQLSGRYDEQFIEHRRTQLQEFVDYVCRHPVLSRSRVWDHFMICTDEKRWKAGKRLAEKDELLGVNYFNAIQCIDTPLDAIKVEIQIDAFSRYINGLDPVVKNFMAMAVDQAKKHQVLYKREFQKIGQSFSSLGHALEGDDSDHMRLTYALKATGEAYNDIGRLYKEQPKFDWEPLADKFHIYRGIISNFPDVISIHKSAVQKRKDCEKLVAEHKMETQQLREMSHRTDIIARALMAEETHFQSERDIHINKAMKTHLQEQISFYKKIVNKLEEALNAYVD, from the exons ATGGTGCGAAGGATTCAATCAAGGTGGAAAGTCTGGTCTTTTCCCAGCTGCATATGTACAAGTGATCGAGTCGTCTGCTCCTGTGTCaa TATGACAATGTCGCAACAAAGTTCGGGAGATTACTGGGATGATGATTGGGACGATGATTCAGAAGTTGGTCAAACGCAAGCATACGTTCCTGTTACAaatcaacagcaacaacaatcTATGCATATAGCACTCCAGTCCAATAGCACTGACAGTGGAAATTCTATCTCAATTCATACTATACATTCTGTGATACCTGAAAGACCTATATCTAATGTaccaaagaagaataataagttTTCTACTCTGATTAAATCGGGTGAAGATAGTTTTTTATTAGGAACAAGAGTAGCAAGTGTACCAGAAAGTGAAAAGCTTCTTATCAAAGAAACTGAAGATGGACGTTGTGCGTGGATACCAACGGGAGACTCGTATAGTTGTGTTGTTACATCTCCTAAGAAAGAATCAAAACTTAAAGGTCTTAAGAGCTTCATTGTATATCAGTTAACACCTACG tttaataatattcaagtTTCAAGAAGATATAAACATTTTGATTGGTTACACGAAcgtttagaagaaaaatattgtttcataCCGGTTCCACCCTTACCTGATAAACAATTATCAGGACGTTATGACGAACAATTTATAGAACATCGTCGTACACAATTACAAGAGTTTGTTGATTATGTTTGCCGTCATCCCGTGTTATCACGAAGTCGAGTATGGGATCATTTTATGATTTGTACTGATGAGAAGAGGTGGAAAGCAGGAAAACGACTAGCTGAAAAGGATGAATTATTAGGagtgaattattttaatgctATCCAATGTATCGATACACCGTTAGATGCGATCAAAGTAGAAATTCAAATAGATGCATttagtagatatataaatggtTTAGATCCTGTTGTCAAAAATTTCATGGCCATGGCTGTTGATCAAGCCAAAAAGCATCAAGTactttataaaagagaatttcaGAAAATAGGTCAATCTTTCTCCTCGTTAGGACATGCTTTAGAAGGAGACGATAGCGATCATATGAGATTGACTTATGCATTAAAAGCAACAGGTGAAGCATACAATGATATTGGTCGTCTCTATAAGGAACAGCCAAAATTTGACTGGGAGCCACTTGCtgataaatttcatatttatagaGGAATTATCAGTAATTTTCCTGATGTTATCAGTATACATAAG AGTGCGGtacaaaaaaggaaggattGTGAAAAATTAGTTGCAGAACATAAAATGGAAACGCAGCAATTGCGTGAAATGTCTCATCGAACGGATATAATAGCACGTGCATTAATGGCGGAAGAGACACATTTTCAGTCTGAACGCGATATACACATTAATAAAGCTATGAAAACGCATTTGCAAGAAcaaatttccttttataaaaagattgtaaataaattagagGAAGCATTAAATGCATATGTAGACTGA
- the LOC122634726 gene encoding ceramide synthase 6, which yields MNTLMNISSTFWSPDIWLPPNITWDDIKPNSENKYADYHHLIFPLPMALILLIMRYTLERYCFAPFGKSLGIKNTRSKKAPTNEILEKAYSSKKIKHKQIIALAKQLDCSERQIERWLRLRRSQDKPSTLTKFCENNWRCSYYTYSFFYGLIILWNKPWLWDINQCYYNYPYHSVTNDVWWYYMISMAFYWSLSFSQFFDVKRKDFWQMFIHHIVTIVLLCFSWVANLTRIGSLVLLVHDSADIFLEVAKMAKYANYQKFCDFIFVIFTILWISTRVGIFPFWIIYSTLIEAPKIVPMFPAYYVFNTLLCLLLLLHSIWTYVIIKIAYNAFYAGQMEGDIRSNSSEDVSDASENNASVSDTTNYVNKRSPRQKTQ from the exons atgaacacattaatgaatatatcgtCGACATTTTGGTCACCGGACATATGGCTACCGCCCAATATAACATGGGACGATATAAAACCGAATTCAGAAAACAAATATGCCGATTatcatcatttaatttttcctttaccAATGGCCTTAATTCTGCTGATAATGAGATATACTCTTGAGAG GTATTGCTTTGCACCTTTTGGCAAATCGCTTGGCATAAAAAATACAAGGTCAAAAAAAGCACctacaaatgaaattttggAAAAAGCTTAtagtagtaaaaaaataaaacacaaacAG ataatagCTTTAGCTAAGCAATTAGATTGTTCGGAACGACAAATAGAAAGGTGGCTTAGACTCAGACGTTCTCAGGACAAGCCTTCTACATTAACAAAGTTCTGCGAAAACAA TTGGAGGTGttcatattatacatactcATTCTTTTATGGccttattattttatggaaTAAACCGTGGCTATGGGACATAAATCAATGTTATTACAACTATCCATATCATTCAGTAACTAATGATGTGTGGTGGTATTATATGATATCTATGGCATTTTACTGGTCATTGAGTTTTTCACAATTCTTtgatgtaaaaagaaaagatttttggCAAATGTTTATTCATCATATAGTGactattgttttattatgtttttcatGGGTTGCTAATTTAACAAGGATTGGTTCATTAGTCTTGTTAGTTCATGATTCTGCTGATATATTCTTAGAA gTGGCAAAAATGGCAAAATACgctaattatcaaaaattctgcgattttatatttgttattttcacaATATTATGGATTTCCACACGTGTTGGTATTTTTCCATTTTGGATAATTTATAG tacATTGATTGAAGCACCTAAAATAGTGCCGATGTTTCCAGCATATTATGTGTTTAATACATTATTGTGTCTCCTACTTTTGCTTCATTCAATTTGGACTTACGTTATTATTAAGATAGCATACAATGCCTTCTATGCTGGTCAG aTGGAAGGTGATATACGAAGTAATAGCAGTGAAGATGTTTCAGATGCCTCTGAGAATAATGCATCTGTTAGTGATACAACGAACTACGTCAACAAACGAAGTCCAAGACAAAAGacacaataa